One region of Mycolicibacterium insubricum genomic DNA includes:
- a CDS encoding SulP family inorganic anion transporter: MTRPIAALAALLPRRADYAELPRSWGRDLLAGVTVGVVALPLALAFGISSGAGAAAGLTTAVIAGAVAAIFGGSHVQVSGPTGAMAVVLAPIVAVYGPASLALVTVMAGLIVLTAGATGLGRAVTFIPWPVIEGFTLGIATIIFLQQIPAAVGQPAPAGKPPLVGAVTVLAHVPGTAWWPPALIAAFVVVLMVVLPRLHRAIPESLAAIVAATALVGLTGLSVGRIGALPAHLPAPLWPQADLAALRTLGGAAVAVAALAAIESLLSARVAATMSPTGPYDPNRELAGQGLASVASGLFGGMPATGAIARTAVNIRAGARTRVAAITHSVLLLGVVYLASGPVATIPLAALSAVLMVTSFRMISARTVGTILRSTRSDAATFTLTAVVTVCFDLIEAVEIGILVAAFFALRVVARRSSVTREDLPGTPQPGDERIALLRLDGAMFFGAAERIWSTIADDRHPDVDVVIIRMSQLGMLDATGAHTLAQIAEDLEARGVTVIIKGVQPEHLRLLANVGVIDSLRHENHLVEGLDEAIAHARTHVRPPGAAAPGPVPR; the protein is encoded by the coding sequence ATGACCCGACCGATCGCCGCGCTGGCCGCATTGCTGCCGCGGCGGGCCGATTACGCGGAACTGCCCCGGTCCTGGGGCCGCGACCTGCTGGCCGGTGTCACCGTCGGCGTGGTGGCGCTGCCGCTGGCGCTGGCGTTCGGCATCAGTTCCGGCGCCGGGGCCGCGGCCGGGTTGACCACCGCCGTCATCGCCGGGGCGGTGGCCGCGATATTCGGCGGCTCCCATGTCCAGGTGTCGGGGCCGACCGGGGCGATGGCGGTGGTGCTGGCCCCCATCGTCGCGGTCTACGGTCCAGCCAGCCTCGCGCTGGTCACCGTGATGGCCGGGCTGATCGTGCTGACCGCGGGAGCCACCGGCCTGGGACGAGCGGTGACCTTCATCCCGTGGCCCGTCATCGAGGGCTTCACCCTCGGTATCGCCACCATCATCTTCCTGCAACAGATACCGGCCGCGGTCGGCCAACCCGCCCCGGCCGGAAAGCCGCCGCTGGTCGGTGCGGTGACGGTCCTGGCGCACGTACCCGGGACGGCGTGGTGGCCGCCCGCACTGATCGCCGCGTTCGTCGTGGTTCTGATGGTCGTGCTGCCCAGGCTGCACCGCGCGATTCCCGAGTCGCTGGCCGCCATCGTCGCCGCCACCGCCCTGGTCGGCCTCACCGGGCTGTCGGTGGGGCGGATCGGGGCGCTACCCGCTCACCTGCCCGCCCCGTTGTGGCCGCAGGCCGACCTGGCGGCGCTGCGTACCCTCGGTGGTGCGGCGGTAGCCGTCGCCGCGCTGGCTGCGATCGAGTCGCTGCTGTCGGCGCGGGTCGCCGCCACCATGTCCCCCACCGGCCCGTATGACCCCAACCGGGAACTCGCCGGGCAGGGACTGGCGTCGGTCGCCTCCGGCCTGTTCGGCGGAATGCCGGCCACCGGGGCGATCGCCCGCACGGCCGTCAACATCCGCGCCGGTGCCCGCACCCGCGTCGCGGCCATCACGCACTCGGTGCTGCTGCTGGGCGTGGTCTATCTGGCCAGCGGGCCGGTCGCGACGATCCCGCTGGCGGCACTGTCGGCCGTGCTGATGGTCACCTCGTTCCGGATGATCTCGGCACGCACCGTCGGCACGATTCTGCGCTCCACCCGTTCGGATGCAGCAACATTCACGCTCACCGCCGTGGTCACCGTGTGTTTCGACCTGATCGAGGCGGTCGAGATCGGCATTCTGGTCGCCGCATTCTTCGCCCTGCGGGTGGTGGCGCGGCGATCGAGCGTCACCCGCGAGGATCTGCCCGGAACCCCACAACCCGGCGACGAGCGGATCGCTCTGCTGCGGTTGGACGGCGCCATGTTCTTCGGTGCGGCCGAACGTATCTGGTCGACCATTGCCGACGACCGCCACCCCGATGTCGACGTGGTGATCATCCGTATGTCACAGCTGGGCATGCTGGACGCCACCGGTGCGCACACACTGGCTCAGATCGCCGAGGACCTGGAAGCCCGCGGCGTGACCGTCATCATCAAAGGTGTGCAGCCCGAACATCTTCGGCTGCTCGCCAATGTCGGGGTCATCGACTCGCTGCGTCATGAGAACCACCTGGTCGAGGGCCTCGACGAGGCGATCGCCCACGCCCGCACGCACGTCAGACCGCCCGGCGCAGCCGCTCCTGGGCCCGTGCCACGCTGA
- a CDS encoding ArsR/SmtB family transcription factor, translated as MDARQPLYRMKAEFFKTLGHPVRIRVLELLSRQDRAVSEMLPEVGIEPAALSQQLAVLRRAGLVTSRREGLSVMYTLSSPEVAELLASARRILTGVVSDQAGWLDTAEPVSTGAAG; from the coding sequence GTGGATGCGCGTCAGCCGCTGTACCGGATGAAGGCCGAGTTCTTCAAGACCCTGGGCCATCCGGTCCGCATCCGGGTGCTGGAGTTGCTCAGCCGGCAGGACCGGGCGGTTTCGGAGATGCTGCCCGAGGTCGGCATCGAACCGGCGGCGCTGTCCCAGCAGCTCGCCGTACTGCGCCGGGCCGGTCTGGTGACCTCCCGCCGAGAAGGCCTGTCGGTGATGTACACCCTGTCCTCGCCGGAGGTGGCCGAACTGCTGGCTTCGGCGCGGCGGATCCTGACCGGGGTGGTGTCGGATCAGGCCGGGTGGCTCGACACCGCCGAACCAGTGTCCACCGGGGCCGCGGGCTGA
- a CDS encoding amino acid ABC transporter permease, with translation MSGSVLFDAPGPRARRRNRVISLAVLVVAVITVSAVLARLADKGQLAAAKWHPFLTADLWRTYVWPGIEGTLTAAAMSVVLAGILGVGLGVARMSPNRWVSRPAAVVVEFFRAVPVLIMMIFAYFLYALYDVFPSQQLPLAGVVTGLTLYNGAVIAEIIRTGVASLPRGQTEAAASLGLGWWQTVRMIQLPQAVAAMLPVLISQLVVVLKDTAIGYQITFVEMVRQGTVIGSSYGNYLPALLVIAVLMITMNFALSAVATRLERRLTRSRGASGSPDAEAVEADGAPGVLIQPGD, from the coding sequence ATGAGCGGGTCCGTGCTGTTCGACGCCCCCGGGCCCCGCGCCCGGCGGCGCAACCGCGTCATCTCATTGGCCGTGCTGGTCGTCGCCGTGATCACGGTGTCGGCGGTGCTGGCCCGGCTGGCCGACAAGGGCCAGCTCGCCGCCGCCAAGTGGCATCCGTTCCTGACCGCCGATCTGTGGCGCACCTACGTCTGGCCCGGCATCGAAGGCACCCTGACCGCCGCGGCGATGTCGGTGGTGCTGGCCGGGATCCTCGGCGTGGGGCTGGGGGTGGCCCGGATGTCGCCGAACCGCTGGGTCAGCCGCCCGGCCGCGGTGGTCGTCGAGTTCTTCCGCGCGGTCCCGGTGCTGATCATGATGATCTTCGCCTACTTCCTCTACGCGCTGTACGACGTGTTTCCGTCCCAGCAGCTGCCGCTGGCCGGTGTGGTGACCGGTCTGACCCTGTACAACGGCGCGGTGATCGCCGAGATCATCCGGACCGGTGTGGCCTCGTTGCCGCGCGGTCAGACCGAGGCGGCGGCCTCGCTGGGCCTCGGTTGGTGGCAGACCGTCCGGATGATCCAGCTGCCGCAGGCCGTCGCGGCGATGCTGCCGGTGCTGATCTCCCAGCTGGTCGTGGTGCTCAAGGACACCGCCATCGGCTACCAGATCACGTTCGTGGAGATGGTGCGCCAGGGCACGGTGATCGGCTCGAGTTATGGCAACTACCTGCCGGCCCTGCTGGTCATCGCGGTGCTGATGATCACGATGAATTTCGCCCTGTCGGCGGTGGCGACCCGGTTGGAGCGCCGGTTGACCCGCTCGCGCGGCGCGTCGGGTTCTCCGGATGCCGAGGCCGTCGAGGCCGACGGTGCGCCGGGGGTGCTCATCCAGCCCGGTGACTAG
- a CDS encoding amino acid ABC transporter permease: MDLLGEYGTKVLRAFWVTIQLAVFSAIGALILGTALAAMRLSPVPVLAWLGTAYVNVVRNTPLTLILLFCSFGLAQTMGVTLADSTSPTFIVDSNFRLAVLGLSVYTAAFICETLRSGVNTVPLGQAEAARSLGLSFGQNLRLILLPQAFRAVLIPLGSVLIALVKNTTIASAIGVAEAALLMKEMIENTAMLLVVGSIFAVGFIILTLPLGLLFGRLGSRMAVLR, from the coding sequence ATCGACCTGCTCGGCGAGTACGGCACCAAGGTGCTGCGGGCATTCTGGGTGACCATTCAGCTGGCGGTGTTCTCCGCGATCGGCGCGCTGATCCTGGGCACGGCGCTGGCGGCGATGCGGCTGTCGCCGGTTCCGGTACTGGCGTGGCTGGGCACCGCGTATGTCAACGTCGTGCGCAATACGCCGCTGACGCTGATCCTGCTGTTCTGCTCGTTCGGGCTGGCGCAGACGATGGGTGTGACGCTGGCCGATTCGACGTCGCCGACCTTCATCGTGGACAGCAACTTCCGGCTCGCAGTGCTCGGATTGAGCGTCTACACCGCGGCTTTCATCTGCGAGACGCTGCGCTCCGGTGTGAACACCGTCCCGCTCGGCCAGGCCGAGGCGGCCCGGTCCCTCGGTCTGTCCTTCGGCCAGAATCTGCGACTCATCCTGCTGCCGCAGGCATTTCGCGCGGTGCTGATCCCGCTGGGCTCGGTGCTGATCGCGCTGGTCAAGAACACCACCATCGCGTCGGCGATCGGTGTGGCCGAGGCGGCGCTGCTGATGAAGGAGATGATCGAGAACACCGCGATGCTGCTCGTCGTCGGCTCGATCTTCGCCGTCGGGTTCATCATCCTGACGCTGCCGCTGGGACTGCTGTTCGGCAGATTGGGTTCCCGGATGGCGGTGCTGCGATGA
- a CDS encoding amino acid ABC transporter ATP-binding protein: protein MVEMRGVNKYFGTHHALRDIDLSVPRGDVVVLLGPSGSGKSTLCRTINRLETIDSGTIAIDGVPLPEEGRALARLRSEVGMVFQSFNLFAHKTILENVTLAPVKVRRLDSATARKRAMELLDRVGVANQADKYPAQLSGGQQQRVAIARSLAMEPKVMLFDEPTSALDPEMVNEVLAVMTALAAEGMTMVVVTHEMGFARRAANRVVFMADGAIVEDAAPEAFFANPSSERARDFLSKILSH from the coding sequence ATGGTCGAGATGCGCGGGGTCAACAAGTACTTCGGCACCCACCACGCGCTGCGCGATATCGACCTGTCGGTGCCCCGCGGCGACGTCGTCGTGCTGCTGGGGCCGTCGGGGTCGGGGAAATCGACCCTGTGCCGGACCATCAACCGGCTGGAGACCATCGACTCGGGCACCATCGCCATCGACGGGGTGCCGCTGCCCGAGGAAGGCCGCGCGCTGGCGCGGCTGCGGTCCGAGGTCGGCATGGTGTTCCAGTCTTTCAACCTGTTCGCGCACAAGACGATCCTGGAGAACGTGACGCTGGCTCCGGTCAAGGTCCGCCGCCTCGACTCCGCCACGGCGCGCAAACGGGCGATGGAGCTGCTCGACCGGGTCGGGGTGGCCAACCAGGCCGACAAGTATCCGGCGCAACTGTCCGGCGGGCAGCAGCAGCGGGTGGCGATCGCCCGTTCGCTGGCGATGGAGCCCAAGGTGATGCTGTTCGACGAGCCGACCAGTGCGCTGGACCCCGAGATGGTCAACGAGGTGCTGGCGGTGATGACCGCGCTGGCCGCCGAGGGGATGACCATGGTGGTGGTGACCCACGAGATGGGCTTCGCCCGTCGGGCCGCCAATCGGGTGGTGTTCATGGCCGACGGCGCGATCGTCGAGGACGCCGCCCCGGAGGCGTTCTTCGCCAATCCCAGCTCCGAACGGGCCCGGGACTTCCTCAGCAAGATCCTCAGCCACTAG
- the miaB gene encoding tRNA (N6-isopentenyl adenosine(37)-C2)-methylthiotransferase MiaB produces MGSRPYRANSGFSCLSHDFSARRAAPYDEWVTSSVAARTYQVRTYGCQMNVHDSERLAGLLEDAGYRRAAEGADADVVVFNTCAVRENADNKLYGNLSHLAPRKQADPNMQIAVGGCLAQKDRAAVLRRAPWVDVVFGTHNIGSLPVLLDRARHNRVAQVEILDALAEFPSDLPAARESSYAAWVSISVGCNNTCTFCIVPSLRGKEIDRRPGDVLAEVQALVDQGVLEVTLLGQNVNAYGVSFADPDTPRDRGAFASLLRACGAIEGLERVRFTSPHPAEFTDDVIEAMAATPNVCPQLHMPLQSGSDRILKAMRRSYRAKKFLGIIDRVRDLMPHAAITTDIIVGFPGETEEDFQDTLDVVEKARFASAFTFQYSPRPGTPAADLDDQVPPETVADRYRRLIDLQERISLEENQAQIGRRVQVLVAAGEGRKDTATARLSGRARDGRLVHFAPGALAEAIRPGDIVSTVVTAAAPHHLIADGGVDEHRRTRAGDATRTDDGQRVGTAVGLGIPTLGAPAPEPQGQTGGECESGCSW; encoded by the coding sequence ATGGGCAGTAGACCTTACCGAGCGAATTCAGGGTTTTCTTGCCTAAGTCACGATTTCTCGGCCCGGCGGGCGGCTCCGTACGATGAATGGGTGACTTCCTCGGTAGCGGCGCGTACCTACCAGGTCCGCACCTACGGCTGTCAGATGAACGTGCACGACTCCGAGAGGCTGGCGGGCCTGCTCGAGGACGCCGGCTACCGGCGCGCCGCCGAGGGAGCCGACGCCGACGTGGTGGTGTTCAACACCTGCGCGGTCCGGGAGAACGCCGACAACAAGCTCTACGGCAACCTCAGCCACCTGGCCCCGCGCAAGCAGGCCGACCCGAACATGCAGATCGCCGTCGGCGGCTGCCTGGCGCAGAAGGACCGCGCCGCGGTGCTGCGCCGCGCGCCGTGGGTCGACGTCGTCTTCGGCACCCACAACATCGGTTCGCTGCCGGTGTTGCTGGACCGGGCCCGGCACAACCGCGTCGCGCAGGTGGAGATCCTCGATGCGCTCGCGGAGTTCCCGTCGGACCTGCCCGCGGCCCGGGAGTCCAGCTACGCCGCCTGGGTGTCGATCTCCGTCGGCTGCAACAACACCTGCACCTTTTGCATCGTTCCGTCGTTGCGCGGCAAGGAAATCGATCGCCGCCCCGGCGACGTCCTGGCCGAGGTGCAGGCGCTCGTCGACCAGGGTGTACTGGAGGTGACGCTGCTCGGGCAGAACGTCAACGCCTATGGCGTGTCCTTCGCCGACCCCGACACCCCGCGCGACCGCGGCGCGTTCGCGTCTTTGCTGCGCGCCTGCGGTGCCATCGAGGGCCTGGAGCGGGTCCGGTTCACCTCGCCGCATCCGGCGGAGTTCACCGACGACGTCATCGAGGCGATGGCGGCGACCCCCAACGTCTGCCCGCAGCTGCACATGCCGCTGCAATCGGGCTCCGACCGGATCCTGAAGGCCATGCGCCGGTCGTACCGGGCCAAGAAGTTCCTGGGCATCATCGACCGGGTCCGCGATCTGATGCCGCACGCCGCGATCACCACCGACATCATCGTCGGCTTCCCCGGCGAGACCGAGGAGGACTTCCAGGACACCCTCGACGTCGTCGAGAAGGCCCGCTTCGCCTCCGCGTTCACCTTCCAGTACTCGCCGCGGCCCGGGACCCCGGCCGCCGACCTCGATGACCAGGTGCCCCCGGAGACCGTGGCGGACCGCTACCGCCGGCTCATCGACTTGCAGGAACGGATCTCGCTGGAGGAGAACCAGGCCCAGATCGGGCGCCGGGTCCAGGTGCTGGTCGCCGCCGGTGAGGGCCGCAAGGACACCGCCACCGCCCGACTCAGCGGCCGCGCCCGCGACGGCCGGCTGGTGCACTTCGCGCCCGGCGCGCTGGCGGAGGCCATCCGGCCAGGCGACATCGTGTCCACCGTCGTCACCGCGGCCGCCCCGCACCACCTGATCGCCGACGGCGGGGTGGACGAGCACCGGCGCACCCGGGCCGGCGACGCGACCCGCACCGACGACGGGCAACGGGTCGGCACCGCCGTCGGGCTCGGGATACCGACCCTGGGCGCCCCGGCCCCGGAGCCGCAGGGGCAGACTGGGGGCGAATGCGAAAGTGGGTGCTCATGGTGA
- a CDS encoding Rv2732c family membrane protein, whose translation MRKWVLMVTDQGFDAYRSEIEAAERRVSREIDPGARAVVVAALVLVLIVSLLLPQTGDARGVDVLVNSAAAHAEMVALPHRVFCWLTLVFGIGISALALTTRRWGVAWVALAGSAVACAAGMLAVWSRQTVNVGRHLPEVLPGPGIGLIIGWIAIIALTFHWARVIWARTAAQYAAEELRQQRPEPPTAEQLG comes from the coding sequence ATGCGAAAGTGGGTGCTCATGGTGACCGATCAGGGTTTTGACGCGTACCGAAGTGAGATCGAAGCCGCCGAGCGGCGGGTGTCGCGGGAAATCGACCCGGGCGCGCGCGCCGTGGTGGTCGCCGCCCTGGTACTGGTGCTGATCGTCTCGCTGCTGCTGCCGCAGACCGGCGACGCGCGCGGCGTCGACGTACTGGTGAACTCGGCGGCCGCGCACGCCGAGATGGTCGCCCTGCCGCACCGGGTGTTCTGCTGGCTGACGCTGGTCTTCGGCATCGGCATATCGGCGCTGGCCCTGACCACCCGGCGCTGGGGCGTGGCGTGGGTGGCGCTGGCCGGCTCGGCGGTGGCCTGCGCGGCCGGGATGCTGGCGGTGTGGAGCCGACAGACGGTGAACGTCGGCCGCCACTTGCCCGAAGTGCTACCCGGCCCCGGGATCGGTCTGATCATCGGCTGGATCGCGATCATCGCGCTGACCTTCCACTGGGCGCGGGTGATCTGGGCGCGCACCGCCGCGCAGTACGCCGCCGAGGAGCTGCGCCAGCAACGGCCCGAGCCGCCGACGGCCGAGCAGCTCGGCTGA
- a CDS encoding DUF349 domain-containing protein: MTDSAQENPQPVTPRPGPLPGPRPGPRPGAHPVAAVVPAVPSSDPHRFGRVDPDGTVWLITAAGERVIASWQAGDADAAYEHFGRRYDDLATEVALLERRLASGTGEPRKIGNAAASLAKTLPEAHVLGDVDALAARLAALSQHAMEVAEATRAQRDEERSANTARKETLAAEAEDLAANSTHWKAAGDRFRTIAEEWKTIGGLDRKTEEELWKRFYAARESFNRRRGAHFAELDRGRAGVRRAKEELCERAEALTSSTDWGPTSAAFRNLLTEWKAAGRTVKDVDDKLWRRFKAAQDAFFAARNANSAERDAEFSANADAKEALLAEAERIDVGNRNAARAALRAITDKWDAIGMTPRERGAELERRLRAVEKKVREAGDADQPDPQAQARAEQFIARAEQFEKQATKAEAAGRAKEAGEARASAAQWRDWAQTATQAVAKKR, translated from the coding sequence ATGACGGATTCGGCGCAGGAAAACCCGCAACCCGTGACTCCCCGCCCCGGACCACTGCCCGGTCCGCGTCCCGGCCCCCGGCCCGGCGCCCATCCGGTGGCCGCCGTGGTGCCCGCGGTCCCGTCCAGCGATCCGCACCGGTTCGGCCGGGTCGACCCCGACGGCACGGTGTGGCTGATCACCGCAGCCGGCGAGCGGGTCATCGCGTCCTGGCAGGCCGGCGACGCGGACGCCGCCTACGAGCATTTCGGGCGCCGCTACGACGACCTGGCCACCGAGGTGGCGCTGCTGGAGCGACGGCTGGCCTCCGGCACCGGTGAGCCGCGCAAGATCGGCAATGCCGCCGCGAGCCTGGCCAAGACCCTGCCCGAGGCCCATGTGCTCGGCGACGTCGACGCACTGGCCGCCCGGCTGGCCGCCCTGTCCCAGCACGCCATGGAGGTCGCCGAGGCGACCCGCGCCCAGCGCGACGAAGAGCGCTCCGCAAACACCGCCCGCAAGGAAACCCTGGCCGCCGAGGCCGAGGACCTGGCCGCCAACTCGACGCACTGGAAGGCCGCCGGCGACCGGTTCCGCACCATCGCCGAGGAGTGGAAGACGATCGGCGGGCTGGACCGCAAGACCGAGGAGGAACTGTGGAAGCGGTTCTACGCGGCGCGGGAGTCCTTCAACCGTCGTCGTGGCGCCCACTTCGCGGAGCTGGATCGCGGTCGCGCCGGCGTGCGCCGCGCCAAGGAGGAGCTGTGTGAGCGGGCCGAGGCGCTGACGTCGTCGACCGACTGGGGTCCCACCAGCGCCGCATTCCGGAATCTGCTGACCGAGTGGAAGGCCGCGGGCCGCACCGTCAAGGACGTCGACGACAAATTGTGGCGCCGGTTCAAGGCCGCGCAAGACGCCTTCTTCGCCGCCCGCAACGCCAACAGCGCCGAGCGGGACGCCGAGTTCAGCGCGAACGCCGACGCCAAGGAGGCGTTGCTGGCCGAGGCCGAGCGGATCGACGTCGGCAACCGCAACGCCGCCCGCGCGGCGCTGCGGGCGATCACCGACAAGTGGGACGCCATCGGCATGACGCCGCGGGAGCGCGGCGCCGAGCTGGAGCGCCGGCTCCGCGCCGTCGAGAAGAAGGTCCGCGAGGCGGGGGACGCGGATCAGCCGGATCCCCAGGCCCAGGCGCGCGCCGAGCAGTTCATCGCCCGCGCCGAGCAGTTCGAGAAGCAAGCGACCAAGGCCGAGGCCGCCGGGCGCGCCAAGGAGGCCGGCGAGGCCCGGGCCAGCGCCGCGCAGTGGCGGGACTGGGCGCAGACCGCGACCCAGGCGGTCGCCAAGAAGCGCTGA
- a CDS encoding DMT family transporter: protein MVAWHTVSNSGIAAALLALGAALFIGIGNVLHQRAAHAVTTEPVGNFELFLRLLRDWPWWRGSLIAAIGFACQAAALGLGSVLLVQALMVTSLLFALVLNARWTHRRVAHSEWVWAALLAVSVTVIVIVGKPTPGASRGTLHIWLLVAAVIVPLMIACLIGARIWSGPVSAVLIALVSGTWWGIFSVLTKGIVELVGDGPMAVLRSPELYGFALAALAGTAWQQAAFRAGALTASLPTLTVTEPMVGSILGVVVLGETLHPGRAGWAVLVVTVAVMVVATARLARVEADSVEHADDPVPAGGAG, encoded by the coding sequence ATGGTTGCGTGGCACACCGTGTCCAACTCCGGTATCGCCGCGGCCCTGCTGGCCCTGGGCGCCGCCCTGTTCATCGGGATCGGCAACGTCCTGCACCAGCGGGCCGCGCACGCGGTCACCACCGAACCGGTCGGCAACTTCGAGCTGTTCCTTCGGCTGTTGCGGGACTGGCCGTGGTGGCGGGGCAGCCTGATCGCCGCCATCGGATTCGCCTGCCAGGCCGCCGCTCTCGGTCTGGGATCGGTGCTGCTGGTCCAGGCGCTGATGGTCACCTCGCTGCTGTTCGCGCTGGTACTCAACGCCCGCTGGACCCACCGCAGGGTCGCGCACAGCGAATGGGTGTGGGCGGCGCTGCTGGCGGTGTCGGTGACCGTCATCGTCATCGTCGGAAAACCCACGCCCGGTGCCTCCCGCGGCACCCTGCACATCTGGCTGCTGGTCGCCGCGGTGATCGTCCCGCTGATGATCGCCTGCCTGATCGGCGCCCGGATCTGGTCCGGGCCGGTCTCGGCGGTGCTGATCGCCCTGGTCTCCGGCACCTGGTGGGGCATTTTCTCAGTGCTCACCAAGGGCATCGTCGAGCTGGTCGGCGACGGGCCGATGGCGGTACTGCGCTCTCCGGAGCTGTACGGGTTCGCGCTGGCCGCGCTGGCCGGCACGGCCTGGCAGCAGGCCGCCTTCCGGGCCGGGGCGCTGACCGCCTCGCTGCCGACGCTGACCGTCACCGAACCGATGGTCGGCTCGATCCTGGGCGTGGTGGTCCTCGGCGAAACCCTGCACCCGGGCCGCGCCGGGTGGGCGGTACTGGTGGTCACGGTGGCGGTGATGGTGGTGGCCACCGCCAGGCTGGCCCGGGTGGAAGCCGACTCCGTCGAGCACGCCGACGATCCCGTCCCGGCCGGCGGCGCCGGATAG
- the miaA gene encoding tRNA (adenosine(37)-N6)-dimethylallyltransferase MiaA, translating into MHCSSNRPVAVIGPTGTGKSALALDLAELLAAEGIGAEVVNADAMQLYRGMDIGTAKLAPDQRRGIVHHQLDVLEVTETATVANYQSAAAADVEAIAARGAVPIIVGGSMLYLQSLLDDWAFPATDPAVRARYEARLAEIGVAALQRELAAVDPEAAASIQAGDGRRIVRALEVVELTGAPFAASAPVIGARPRWNTLIIGLDTDTATLDERLAARTDAMFADGLVAEVRSLLQVGLRDGVTAARALGYAQVIADLDAGGDGSGAAEPTFIGTRRYVRRQRSWFRRDPRVLWLGSGDPDNPATVLRRWHDVS; encoded by the coding sequence CTGCACTGCTCCTCGAACCGGCCGGTCGCGGTCATCGGCCCCACCGGGACCGGGAAATCCGCCCTCGCCCTCGATCTGGCCGAACTCCTCGCCGCCGAGGGGATCGGTGCCGAGGTGGTCAACGCCGACGCCATGCAGCTCTACCGCGGGATGGACATCGGCACCGCCAAGCTGGCGCCAGACCAGCGCCGCGGCATCGTCCATCACCAGCTCGACGTGCTGGAGGTCACCGAGACCGCCACCGTCGCCAACTACCAGAGTGCCGCCGCTGCCGACGTCGAGGCCATCGCCGCCCGCGGTGCGGTGCCGATCATCGTCGGCGGCTCCATGCTCTATCTGCAGTCGTTGCTGGACGACTGGGCCTTTCCGGCGACCGACCCGGCGGTGCGGGCCCGCTACGAGGCCCGGCTGGCCGAGATCGGCGTGGCGGCGCTGCAGCGCGAGCTGGCCGCCGTCGACCCCGAAGCCGCCGCGAGCATCCAGGCCGGCGACGGGCGCCGGATCGTGCGGGCCCTGGAGGTCGTCGAGCTGACCGGGGCGCCGTTCGCCGCGTCGGCGCCGGTCATCGGCGCACGACCCCGGTGGAACACCCTGATCATCGGCCTGGACACCGACACCGCCACCCTCGACGAGCGACTGGCGGCCCGCACCGACGCGATGTTCGCCGACGGCCTGGTCGCCGAGGTCCGCTCACTGCTGCAGGTCGGCCTGCGTGACGGGGTGACCGCCGCCCGGGCGCTGGGCTACGCGCAGGTGATCGCCGACCTCGACGCCGGCGGCGACGGTTCCGGTGCCGCCGAACCGACGTTCATCGGGACCCGCCGCTATGTCCGACGGCAGCGGTCCTGGTTCCGCCGTGACCCCCGCGTCCTGTGGCTGGGCTCCGGCGACCCGGACAACCCGGCCACGGTGCTGCGACGGTGGCACGACGTATCCTGA
- the dapF gene encoding diaminopimelate epimerase, protein MKFTKGHGTQNDFVVLPDLDCALELTAGAVAALCDRRRGLGADGVLRVTRAGAAVDAGALARLPEGVDATDWFMDYRNADGSAAEMCGNGVRVFAHYLAASGLEDRGEFVVGTRAGARPVQLHQVGPVHAEVTVDMGKATRTGTSGATVGGRTLRGVAVDVGNPHLACVDPELTVAALDALDVAAPVTFDAEVFPHGVNVEVCTAPVEDTVYMRVHERGVGETRSCGTGTVAAALAALEHRGETTGTLTVRVPGGAVTVTITEGTSYLRGPSELVAHGDIADDWWRAQR, encoded by the coding sequence GTGAAATTCACCAAGGGGCACGGCACGCAGAACGACTTCGTCGTGCTGCCCGACCTGGACTGCGCCCTGGAGCTGACTGCGGGCGCGGTCGCCGCGCTGTGCGACCGGCGCCGCGGTCTCGGCGCCGACGGTGTGCTGCGGGTGACCCGGGCCGGAGCCGCCGTTGACGCCGGGGCGCTGGCCCGGCTGCCGGAGGGTGTCGACGCCACCGACTGGTTCATGGACTACCGCAACGCCGACGGCTCCGCCGCCGAGATGTGCGGCAACGGCGTCCGGGTGTTCGCGCACTACCTGGCGGCCAGCGGGCTGGAGGACCGCGGCGAGTTCGTCGTCGGCACCCGCGCCGGGGCGCGCCCGGTGCAACTGCACCAGGTCGGCCCGGTGCACGCCGAGGTGACCGTCGACATGGGCAAGGCCACCCGCACCGGGACCTCCGGCGCGACAGTCGGCGGCCGCACCCTGCGCGGAGTCGCCGTCGACGTCGGGAACCCGCACCTGGCCTGCGTGGACCCCGAGCTGACCGTCGCCGCGCTGGATGCCCTCGACGTCGCGGCCCCGGTGACCTTCGACGCCGAGGTGTTTCCGCACGGCGTCAACGTCGAGGTGTGCACCGCGCCGGTCGAGGACACCGTGTACATGCGCGTGCACGAGCGCGGGGTGGGGGAGACCCGCTCCTGCGGCACCGGAACGGTGGCCGCCGCCCTGGCCGCCCTGGAACACCGCGGCGAGACGACCGGGACGCTGACCGTGCGGGTCCCCGGCGGAGCCGTCACGGTCACCATCACCGAGGGCACCAGCTATCTGCGCGGACCATCGGAACTCGTGGCCCACGGCGACATCGCCGACGACTGGTGGCGTGCGCAGCGGTGA